One stretch of Deinococcus cellulosilyticus NBRC 106333 = KACC 11606 DNA includes these proteins:
- a CDS encoding adenosylcobinamide-GDP ribazoletransferase — translation MLRYAHLALTFLTTLPLPDVGEVKEGEFKKASGFYPVAGYAVGLVLFLVVLIGHLFPAGVSGALALTAWLWITGMLHFDGLVDAGDALLAMKSPAKRLEILKDVHVGAFGLAVAVISLLLKWSLLTELHAFSWTALLPLILIPAIARFAVLLPMNLYPAARQESLGARSREGWWQMGLILILPVLLFPGGWWMLLAGLISALVVAHFAAGRLGGGINGDVYGAIIECTEIAVLLLWVIVSGGQA, via the coding sequence ATGTTGCGCTATGCCCACCTCGCCCTGACCTTCCTCACCACCCTCCCCCTTCCAGACGTGGGGGAAGTGAAAGAAGGTGAATTCAAGAAGGCCAGTGGCTTTTATCCAGTCGCAGGTTATGCAGTCGGTCTGGTGCTGTTCCTGGTGGTTCTGATCGGTCACCTCTTCCCTGCCGGGGTCAGTGGAGCCCTTGCCCTCACTGCATGGCTGTGGATCACCGGAATGCTGCACTTTGATGGGCTGGTGGATGCCGGAGACGCCTTGCTTGCCATGAAGTCTCCCGCGAAACGCCTGGAGATTCTGAAAGATGTGCATGTGGGGGCTTTTGGTCTGGCGGTTGCGGTGATCTCCCTGCTTTTAAAATGGAGCCTCCTGACCGAACTGCATGCTTTCAGCTGGACTGCACTTCTTCCTCTGATCCTCATTCCAGCCATTGCCCGATTTGCAGTTCTGCTCCCGATGAACCTTTACCCTGCCGCCAGACAGGAATCTCTCGGGGCCAGATCAAGAGAAGGCTGGTGGCAGATGGGCCTCATCTTGATCCTTCCTGTTCTGCTGTTCCCGGGTGGCTGGTGGATGCTGCTTGCAGGATTGATCTCTGCTCTGGTGGTGGCCCATTTCGCCGCAGGCAGGCTGGGAGGAGGCATCAACGGTGACGTGTACGGAGCCATCATCGAATGCACCGAGATTGCTGTTCTGCTCCTGTGGGTGATCGTCTCTGGAGGACAGGCATGA
- a CDS encoding LysR family transcriptional regulator — protein sequence MAFLNYHHLRYFWAVAQEGNLTRAAEKLHLSQSALSVQLRKLEEQLGHNLFERENRKLTLTEVGRIVLDYAETIFKTGDELQNLLRSGQASNRQVLRVGAVATLSRNFQLDFLKPVMGRTDLELVVRSGTLRELLSQLDAHTLDLVLSNMPVPRDAENLWHSHLLAQQRVSLVRKPAPDAQPFQFPEDLRTVPIVLPSLQSDLRREFDLILEQAGIRPTILAEVDDMAMLRLLARETPGVTLVPPVVVQDELRTGALVECCKIRDLQENFYAITQSRRFPNPLVAELIQAIKAD from the coding sequence TACTTCTGGGCTGTGGCCCAGGAGGGCAACCTCACCCGTGCGGCCGAGAAACTGCACCTCTCCCAGTCGGCCCTGTCTGTGCAGCTCCGCAAACTTGAAGAGCAACTCGGTCACAACCTCTTTGAACGGGAAAACCGCAAACTCACCCTCACCGAGGTGGGCCGCATTGTGCTGGACTACGCCGAGACCATCTTCAAAACCGGAGATGAACTGCAAAACCTGCTGAGGTCTGGACAGGCCAGCAACAGACAGGTGCTCAGGGTGGGGGCCGTGGCCACCCTGTCACGCAACTTCCAGCTGGATTTTTTGAAGCCCGTGATGGGCCGCACCGATCTGGAACTGGTGGTCCGCTCAGGGACCCTGCGTGAACTCCTCTCCCAGCTGGATGCCCACACGCTGGACCTCGTGCTCTCCAACATGCCGGTTCCCAGAGACGCCGAAAACCTCTGGCACAGTCACCTGCTGGCACAGCAGCGGGTCAGTCTGGTGCGCAAACCCGCACCAGACGCCCAACCGTTCCAGTTTCCAGAAGACCTGCGCACGGTGCCCATTGTGCTTCCCAGCCTGCAAAGCGACCTCAGGCGAGAATTCGACCTGATTCTGGAACAGGCAGGCATCCGGCCCACCATCCTGGCCGAGGTGGATGACATGGCCATGCTGCGTCTGCTGGCCCGTGAAACCCCTGGTGTCACCCTGGTGCCCCCGGTGGTGGTGCAGGACGAACTGCGCACCGGAGCACTGGTGGAATGCTGCAAGATCCGGGACCTGCAGGAGAATTTTTATGCCATCACCCAGAGCAGGCGCTTTCCCAACCCCCTGGTCGCTGAACTGATCCAGGCCATCAAAGCAGATTAG